In Streptomyces sp. ML-6, the genomic stretch GCCCCCGCCTTCAGCGCCTGTTCGACGGCGTCGGGCAGCGGCCCCTCTTCGTCGAGCGCGACGGGTACGGGGCGCAGCCCCAGCGCGGGCACGAGGTCCAGCATGCTGCCCCAGCCCGGGTCCTCGACGGCCACCGCGTCACCGGGTCTGAGGTGCGCGACCAGGACCCGCTCGATCGCGTCCAGCGAGCCGGAGGCCGCGACCACGGATCCGGCCGGCACACCGTCGGCGTCCAGCGCGGCGCGGGCGAGCGCGGCGAACTCCGGGTCCACCGGGGCCTGCCCGTACAGGCCGGGCCGCCGGGCGTACTCCTGCGCGACCGCCGCGAAGGCGTCCCCCAGTGCGGGCAGCAGGGCCGGGTCGGGGTTCCCCTCGCCCAGATCCCGCACCCCGGGAGGCGCCTCGACCCGGAGCGACCCGCGCGCCGTGCTGGCAGGGCGTGGTCGCACCCTGCTGCCCCGGCGCCCGGCCGTCTCGATCACCCCGCGCTCGCGAAGCGTGCGGTACGCGGCGGCCACCGTGTTCGCGTTCACCCCCAGTCTCTCCGCCAACTCCCGCATCGGCGGCAGCACCTGGCCCGGCGCGAGCTCGCCCGACCCGACCCCGCGCTCCACGCTGGCGGCAATCTCCGATGCGCGCCGCCCGACAATCCGATACTCTCCTAGCACAAACAAGATTATGCACTAGTGCAATGGAGTATGCAATGCCGGACACCCCTTCCCCGCAGGCCACGACCCCGGACGCGGCCGGATACCCGCCGACCGGGCGGACCGTCCCGACCCGTTCCCGGGAGCGCGCGGCATACGACCGGGAGCTGGTCCACTCGATACTCGACGAGGCGTACGTCTGCCATCTGGGTTTCGTCCGCGACGGGGCGCCGGTCGTCCTGCCGACCCTTTACGGCCGGATCGGCGAGCGGCTCTACGTGCACGGCTCGACCGGCTCCCGTCCGCTGCGCGAGGCGGGCCGCACCGACCCCGGCCTGCCCGTCTGCCTGACGGTGACGCAGGTGGACGGCCTGGTGCTGGCCCGTTCCGCCTTCCACCACTCGATCAACTATCACTCCGTGGTGGTGCACGGCATCGCCCGCACCGTGACCGACCCGCAGGAGCGGCGGACCGCTCTCGACGCGATCGTCGACCACGTGGTGCCGGGCCGGTCGGCGGACTCGCGGCCCGCCGACGAGAAGGAACTGGCGGCGACGGCGGTGATCCGGCTGGACCTCCGGGAGGTGTCCGCCAAGATCCGCACCGGCGGCCCCAACGACGAGGCCCGCGACCTGGCGCTCCCCCACTGGGCGGGGGTCGTTCCGCTCGCCCGCGGCTACGGGGCGCCGCTCCCGTCGGACGACCTCGACCCCGCGATCGGCGTCCCGGACTACATCACGGCGCTCTGACCGGGCGACGAGCCGGCCCTACCTCGTGGCCCGACCGGCCGACAGCTCTCCCCCGGCGGCGCCCCGGCCGCCGTCCGCTCCCCCGGGGCCCGTCCCGCCCGGCCCCGAGGCGACGGGCCCCGAAGGGGCCTTCGGGGTTGCCGACTGGGCGATGAAGGCACCGATCAGGACCGTGGCGCCCCCGATGAGCTGGGGTGCGGACAGGTGCTCGCCGAGCATCACCCAGGCGAGCACGGTGGCGATGACCGCCTCCAGACAGGCGACCACCCCCGCCACGGCCGGCGAGAGCAGCCGCACCGAGATCACGCCGGTGACATAGGCGATCACGGTCGCCAGCAGCACGATCCAGACGAGCAGCAGCCAGGCGGGGACCTCCGTGCCGTTCATGCCCGCGTCACCGCCCAGGACCGTCCAGTCCATGCCCCAGGGCCGCGCGACCAGCGTGAGGACGATCGCACCGATCAGCAGCCCGTACGCGATGACGCCGACCGGGTGCGGCGGTTCGACGCCGTCCGCCCCGTCCCCGCTGCCCTGGTCCGACAGGACGAAGTAGCCGACCTGGCAGCAGGCGGCACCGAGCGCGAGCAGCAGCCCGACGGCGTCGAAGCTCAGCCCCGACCAGACCTCGACCACGCAGGCGAGCCCTCCGACGGCGAGGACCACACCAACTGCGGCCCGCCGGGTGACCGGCCTGCGCTGCACGAACCGGACCCAGCCGAGGACGAGCGCGGGCGCCAGGTACTCGACGAGAAGGGCGACGCCGACGGGGATGCGGGAGATCGCAGCGAAGTAGCAGGCCTGTACGCCCGCGACGGCGAGCAGCCCGAACCCCAGCAGCAGGACCGGCCGGCTGCGCACCAGGGCCCGGTGGCGC encodes the following:
- a CDS encoding aminotransferase class I/II-fold pyridoxal phosphate-dependent enzyme; this translates as MLGEYRIVGRRASEIAASVERGVGSGELAPGQVLPPMRELAERLGVNANTVAAAYRTLRERGVIETAGRRGSRVRPRPASTARGSLRVEAPPGVRDLGEGNPDPALLPALGDAFAAVAQEYARRPGLYGQAPVDPEFAALARAALDADGVPAGSVVAASGSLDAIERVLVAHLRPGDAVAVEDPGWGSMLDLVPALGLRPVPVALDEEGPLPDAVEQALKAGARALVVTGRAQNPTGAAIGAGRAFELRGVLAGHRGVLLIEDDHGHGIVDLPLHPLSGATDRWAFVRSVAKAYGPDLRVAVLTGDPVTVDRVAGRQRLGPGWVSRLLQRAVVHLWTSEAVDPGRAARAYGVRRDALIRALEERGVEAHGRSGMNVWVPVSDETGAVARLLHSGWAVAPGARFRIAAPQGIRLTVSPLAMADIEPLADAVAAAAGPAKPLNYG
- a CDS encoding pyridoxamine 5'-phosphate oxidase family protein translates to MPDTPSPQATTPDAAGYPPTGRTVPTRSRERAAYDRELVHSILDEAYVCHLGFVRDGAPVVLPTLYGRIGERLYVHGSTGSRPLREAGRTDPGLPVCLTVTQVDGLVLARSAFHHSINYHSVVVHGIARTVTDPQERRTALDAIVDHVVPGRSADSRPADEKELAATAVIRLDLREVSAKIRTGGPNDEARDLALPHWAGVVPLARGYGAPLPSDDLDPAIGVPDYITAL
- a CDS encoding EamA family transporter, with the protein product MHASQGRNAGLGIALASAFAFGGSGVAAKPLIEAGLDPLHVVWLRVAGAAVLMLPVAWRHRALVRSRPVLLLGFGLLAVAGVQACYFAAISRIPVGVALLVEYLAPALVLGWVRFVQRRPVTRRAAVGVVLAVGGLACVVEVWSGLSFDAVGLLLALGAACCQVGYFVLSDQGSGDGADGVEPPHPVGVIAYGLLIGAIVLTLVARPWGMDWTVLGGDAGMNGTEVPAWLLLVWIVLLATVIAYVTGVISVRLLSPAVAGVVACLEAVIATVLAWVMLGEHLSAPQLIGGATVLIGAFIAQSATPKAPSGPVASGPGGTGPGGADGGRGAAGGELSAGRATR